In Pseudoalteromonas tetraodonis, the genomic window GCCTAGAGGGCGCGGGTAAATCAACCGCTATTGCCCTGTGCCAAGACTTTTTAAACCATCATCATATTGATTTTATTAATGTCCGTGAACCCGGTGGCACACCACTGGCCGAATCGTTACGTACCTTAGTAAAAGCAGAGCATCAAGAAGAAATCGCCTTTGAAACTGAGCTACTTATTATGTACGCAGCTCGTTCACAGCTAATGCACAATGTAATAAACCCAGCATTGGAACAAGGGCAATGGGTATTGGCTGATCGTCACGATTTATCGTCACAGGCGTACCAAGGCGGTGGACGCGGAATTAGTGCAAACACGTTAGCGTCGTTATCCTCTATGGTGTTAAAAGGATTAAAACCCGATTTAACCATTTACCTTGATATTGACCCTGTTATTGGTCTTGAACGTGCAAAAGGGCGGGGTGAACTCGATAGAATTGAACAAGAAGCCATTGAGTTTTTTCAGCGCACCCGTATGCGTTACATTGAGCTTGCAAATGATGACGACAGCATTAAAACCGTTGATGCTAACCAAAGTATTGATAAAGTACACCGTGATATTACCAATGTACTGCGCACATTTTTTTCAGGATTAAAATAATATGGCATTGCCATGGCTTAACGATGTAGAGCAACGCTTAGCTCAAAGCTATAAAGCGCAGCGCTTTCATCACGCGCAGCTATTTTGCGGGCCTATTGGGGTAGGCAAGTTTGAGCTAAGCGATCAATTAGCTAACAGTTTGTTATGTCATAATACACAATCGCAGTTAAGTGCACCTAATAGCGTGTTAACGCCGTGTGGGCAGTGTAAAAGCTGCTCGTTAAACCTAGCTGGGACGCACCCAGATAAACGCGTTACTCAAGTAGAAGGGCAAAGCATAGGTGTAGACGACATACGCGGCATAAGCGATTTTATGCACCAGTCGGCGGCGCAAAATGGCAACAAAGTGGCGATTATTGAAAACTGCGAAAAAATGACAACGGCAGCAGCAAATGCATTATTAAAAACCTTAGAAGAGCCAAGTAACAGCCGGTTTTTAATTCTCACAACCAGCCAAGCGGCGCAATTACCAGCGACTATTTTAAGCCGCTGTGCTAAAACTGAGGTCAAAGTAACCAACAGCCAGCTAGCACAGCAGTGGCTAAGTTCTTTAGATGTGCCTAACTACCCATGGTTATCATTGTTTTACAGTCAACCCCTGCAAGTAAAGCAATGGCAACAGCAAAATCAGCTAGAAAGCATTGATACACTCTATAAATTTGCAACTGAGTTTAAACAAAGCCATAATTTCAATGCGTTAGTCGATATAATAAATAAACAGCCTGAGCTTGTTCGTATTTTTACCTTATTTTTAAGTGAGCAGCTAAAACAGCAGCTTTTAAACGGCATGAGTTTTGAAGCCTACCAAGTTGCACAGCAAGCCTTGAATGATTTTTTACAAAATAACATACAAATTCTTGGGCTAAACTTACCGCTTGCGGTATCACGACTAGCGTATACATTACGCAACCAATAAAAAGGATTAGATATGCAAGAGCTATTAGTTGATATAGATGACCTTGACGAACTATATCGCTGCTACATGCCTTTTTTAAAAAAAGGGGGGCTATTTGTACGCACCAATATGCGTTATGAGCCTGGGTATTCACTCGCTTTACGAGTAACCTTACCTGATGCCTTAGAAGACGATGTGGTCACCGGCAAAGTTACGTGGATCACTCCGCAAGGTGCACAAAGTTCAAACCCTCCGGGGATCGGCATCAGCTTTTTAGATGATAAAACAAACCTAAACGCGAAGATCGAAAAACTGCTGGGGACTATGTTAAACTCCGGCAATCCAACTTATACCATGTAGTAAAAACAGGCCTTATTTTGATTGTAGATTCTCATTGCCATTTAGACCGTCTTGATTTTGATAAACTCGATTTAAACCTAGACCAAGTACTTGATAACGCCCGTGCCAAAAAAGTAGAACACTTTTTATGTGTGAGTGTCACACTTGATCAGTTCCCTAATATGCTAGAGCAAATTAAGCATTACGACGACGTATCAGCGTCATGTGGTGTACATCCGCTTGATCAAAAAGACGCGCTCAACAAACAGCAATTAATTGATTTAGCCTCGCACCACAAAGTAGTGGCCATTGGCGAAACCGGGCTTGACTACTATTACGCAAAAGACACTCACGCAGTGCAGCAAGCAAGCTTTGTTGGCCATATTGAAGTAGCCAACGAATTACAAAAGCCACTTATTATTCATACCCGCGACGCACGTGCCGACACCATTAATTTAATGCGTGAACACAAAGCAGAAAACTGCGGTGGGGTATTACATTGCTTTACCGAAGATTGGGATATGGCTAAAAAAGCCATTGATATGGGTTTTTATATTTCTATTTCAGGTATTGTAACCTTCAAAAATGCGGTAGAACTTAAAGAAGTGGTAAAACAAATCCCACTTGATCGACTGCTTATTGAAACCGACTCGCCGTATTTAGCCCCAGTACCGTACCGTGGTAAAACTAATCAGCCAGCGTATGTGGAAGACGTTGCTTATTATATTAGTGAACTAAAAGGCATTAGCTTTAACGAATTGGCAAAGGCCACCACCGATAATTTTTATTCTTTATTTAAATTAGCAGCTAAAGGCTAACCACATGACGACTCTCTCGGTGCAACACCCGCTGTTACTTATGGGGCCTATGGTGCGCCGAGCAGAAAAAACCACAGTTTGTATTCATTTTGCTACCTCAAAGCAGGTAAACGGCCGTATAGAGCTAATGGGCTACGAATGCTATAGCGAACAAAACAGCGTTAGACTGGGTGAACATTTATTTTTACAGTTCATAGTTATTAAACCCATAAACAGTCAGTTCCCGCGCGACATATTACTACAATATCAGTTATTTTTTGATGACAGCCCCGTTGATTTATCAGCGTTTAGTTTTAATGATGGCGCGTTACCTGCGTTTGTGATCCCCAAAAGATTGACGCAAATATTGCATGGCTCGTGTCGCAATGCACATCATCCCGCAAAAGATAGCCTAGTTAGTTCAAGTCAGTGGCAAGCTACTCAACGCAGTAATAATCAGCAAGGTGCGCAGTTGCTATTGCTCTCGGGCGATCAGGTATATGCTGACGATGTAGCAGGGCCTATGTTATTAGCTATCCATCAACTCATTAAGCAATTAGGCATTTACAAAGAGCAACCGCTTGCGCTGGATTTACCCGACGATATTAGCCAACAGCTTTATGGCCGCCATCATTTACTCCCTACCACCTCATGGAAAAAGCGCTCTAAATTAGGCATAGGTTACTGGTTAAAAAAAGACGAGCCGCATTTTTCTAGCGTAAAAGCGTATAACCACCTTATTCATTTTGAAGAGTTTGTAGCACTGTATTTACTTAATTTTAGTAGTACCGCGTGGCAATATGTTGACTTATCAAAGCTAAATTACTCAGGCGATAACGAAAAAAGCCAAGCATTGTTTAGCACAGAAAAAGCCACACTCATTGATTACGCTAAAGGCTTAGCTGAGGTAGAGCGATTATGTGCCAATGTGTCTACCTTAATGATGTTTGACGATCACGATGTAACTGATGATTGGAACCTCACCGCCGGATGGGAGCAAGCCATTAATCAAAACCCCAGTAGCAAGCGTATTGTAAATAATGGCTTAGCAAGCTATTGGCTGTTTCAGGGAATGGGGAACGACGCACTACAAAAAACCGGTGCGCTACTTACTCCATTTACAACAAGTCTAGCTGGGGATAAGCAATGGCAATTCAAAGCATTTGATAAACATCTAAACGATTTTAACCATTGGCATTATGAGCTAACGACTATTCCTAAAGTGGTGGTGCTTGATACCCGAACACACCGCTGGCGTAACGAGCAGAACTTTAATGAACCCTCAGGCTTGTTAGATTGGGAGCGACTCACTGAGCTTGAAGAAAGCCTACTCAGCCATGACCAAGTCATTATTGTATCGCCCGCACCGGTGTTTGGGGTTAAATCAATAGAGGCGATTCAAGCGGTGTTTAACATGTGTGGGCAACCGCTTATGGTTGATGTAGAAAACTGGATGGCGCACGAAGGCTCAGCTAAAAAATTGCTCGACACATTTAGACGCACCGACACCCCAAATGAAACGCTGATTTTATCAGGCGACGTGCATTATTCGTTTTGTTTTTCAGTGCAAAAGCGTTTTGGCGATCACCCCAACAGAATTTGGCAGCTCACAGCTAGTGGCATTAAAAACGAGTTCCCGCGTAAGCTAATAAATGTGCTTGATAAGCTCGACTCCATTTTATATGGCCCTAAAAGTCCGCTTAACTTTTTTACCAAACGCTGGCACATGGAAGTCGACAAACACCAAACTAAAGGCAAAGGGCAAAAGTACCTAGTAAGTGATTCGGCTATTAGTTTGGTTTCCCTTAAAGGCGGTAATTTAGTCCGTTACCAGCTCATACACGGCGACGGCCACACCACCGAATTTGATTTAGAAGAGCAGTAAATTTGAACAGGCGATAGGTTTTAGGTGCTAGGTATCAGGTCGATATTATTGCCGACTTGTAGCAGCGACTTCATGTCGCGGCATTCTTTGATGTCGTGAGCGACGGGCGACGGGCGACGGGCGATGGGCGATGGGCGACGAGCGACGGGCGACGGGCTTCGAGTTGCGGGCTAAATAACTAAAAGAGCAGCGTCTCTTAACCCTCTTTGTGCATACTTTTCTTAAAGATCTTATTGAACTGAGAGAAGAGAATGAGGAGTAAATGAGAAGATAAAACAAGTGTTAGGGATTAGGCCCGCAGCCCGATAACTTTCGACTTTAACCTCTAAAAGCGCAGCGTCTCTTAGCTCTCTTTGTGCATACTTTTCTTAAAGATCTAATTGAACTAAGAGAAGGGAATGAGGAACAAATGAGAAGGCCAAAAAGATGTTAGGATACAGCTCGTGACTCGCTCCCCGCAGCCCGTTAACTTTCGACTTTAACCTCCAAAAGCGCAGCGTCTCTTAGCCCTCTTTGTGCATACTTTTCTTAAAGATCTAATTGAACTAAGAGAAGGGAATGAGGAACAAATGAGAAGGCCAAAAAGATGTTAGGATACAGCTCGTAACCCGCTCCCCGCAACCCGTTAACTTTCACTTCGCCGTTTTTTAATCCGTTTTGGTGCTGGCAACTTATTGGTTAATAAAGCTAAACATAACACCACGATAAACAACATCGAATTAGCCCCCGCCTGCAGCGAATAATCAACCGACGAATGCAGCATCATTGCCACAATAGCTGTAGCACAACCAAACGCCACACCCTGATAAAGGGCCGTTTTGCGCGTTCGCATAGTATTAATACATAACCATAAACAATAAACCACTAACAGCCCCAATAACGCCGTTGCAGGAATACCCAGCTCAACTGCAAATTGCACATAATCGTTGTGCGCATTGTCGTAATAACCAGAGTAGGGCTCAGACTGATACGCAGGAAACGCAGTATAAAAAGTACCGCCGCCCGAGCCTAATAACGGGTTATCTAAAATCAGCGGGATTGAGTCGCGTACAACTTCATCGCGAGTTTCCGATTGTAAACTGGTTTCGCTAATACGTTGTTTTACCTTTTCTACATCGAAAATGGCACCAATGATGATTAAATCGATAATGAAAAAGCTGACAATCAGCAATTTAAATGCTTTAGGCTTTTGCTTATAAACAAACAGCGCCAGTAAGCTCACTATAATTAAGGCGATAAAAAAAGCCGAATTACCCATGCGACTACGGGTTAAAATAAGTGCCACAATTATAATAATTAGCGATATACGCAAAATTATTTTAGAGCTTAATATAATCTCAGCCCAAGCACGTAAGGTTTGTTTTAAAGTAGGCTTGTAGCCGTTGTTAGTGCGTTTTAGTTCGCTAATTAAAACACCAATGCCTAAGCATAAACACAGCGCTAAATAGTTAGCTAAAAAGTTAGAATAGGTAAAAGTACCAATAGCTCTGTCGGTGTGTTTGTAGCCAAATAAAGGGCTAACAATATCGGGCGATAAGTTTAAGTAACTAGCATACAAAGCCTGAAAAACACCGGCGCAAATGACGGCGTAAATTAATTTTTTAATACGATTTACATTATTACAGTAATTAAATATTAACCAGCTCAACATTATTAAAAAACTGGTTTTTAATAACATTTGTTTTGTTTGAAAAGCATCAACACTTACGCCAAATAACTGGACCCCGCACACCAAAGCAACAATGCCTAAGGCAGTAAATAATGGCCAAGTATATCGAGGAGGGAAAAGTGCTTGGTGGTTATTTAAAACACTGTTTGCCAAGTGAGTAATAAAGGTAAAGCTAGTTAAAATACCAATAGCTAAAATTGCCCAAGGCCTGTAACTACCTAAAGGAAGGGGAAGCAAAAAAAGGATCAGACAAATAAGAAAAAATATAAAACGATTCAAAATAAACTCAAACAAAGTAAAAACGCAGCCAATTGGCTGCGTTTGAATATACTAATAGTAAAAACTAGTTACCGACTTCAGATATACCGTTATCACCGCCTGTACCACCAGAACCTGGAGGTGTTGGTAATGTTGGTAAGCTGCCTACTGGCGGAGCAGGCTGACCCGCACCAGGACCTGCAGCAGTTGCTTCAGAAGCGGTTGTTGCATCAACACCTGCGGTAATTGCTGCTAGGGTAATTGCATCAGTATCTAAACCAGCATCCGAAAGAGCAGCTAAAAAGTCAGAAATTAATGGATTGTCTGCACCAAAACGTGCCACAACAGCAGCAACCATTGCATCTATATCAGCAGCGCCACAAGCGCCATTAAGCAGTTTTTCGTCTAGCTTGATTTTTTCTTTATTTTTACAAATACGTTTAATCGCTTCTACTAAATCTTCGCGTAATTGCTCTGGCGTAGTATCTGCTGTTACGTTATTAAGAATATCAATAATGCTATTTATGCTCACTTCTTGAACCACAGCATTATTATCCGTTTGTGCATAGGTTGGCAAAGCAGTTAGAGCAGACGCACTAGCTACTAAGCCAGCTAAAATTAATTTTTTCATTTCTCGTCCCTTGGTTGAGTACTAATTGCAAAATTTTAGCGCATCGGTGCAAAAAGTAAACTCTTTATTTACGCCATTTTCATTAGATTTAATAATTTTTGATGGTGGCAGTATTAAATTACCTTGTACCCCATCACATCCTAGGTATTCAAGTATTTCTAAAGTCTCGGTTTTTTCAATTAAACAGGCTAAAACTTTAATACCAAAGCCATGACAAATATTATTAACTGTTTGAATATAAAATTGACTTTGCGGGTTAGTTACCAAATCTTGAATGTAACTACCATCAATTTTAACGTACTCAATATCAAGACCTTGTAAATACCTAAACGACGTTAAGCTAGTACCAAAGTGCTCAATACACACATTAATACCCAGCTCTTTAATTGCATCTATATGTAAAGACGCAACATGCACGTTATAAAGCAAACCAATTTCATGTAGTTCAAACACTAAGTTTGTTTTAATTACCGGTTTAGTGTGCGAGTAAAGGGTAAGCCATTGTATAAAGTCGGCTGAATACAATGATGCTTTACTAATATTCAACGCAAACACATCATTAGGGTAGTGCTCTTTTACATCTACAAAGCTACGTATAATTTTTTTATCGAGTTCTTCGGTTAAATTTAATTTTTCAGCCATCGCAAATAAGTGACCATTATTTACCTTTTCACCTTCATGAATAAAGTGTGCAAATACCTCAAAGTAACACTGAGAATCAGTTTTATTAGCTTGTTTAACAGGTTGCACCGAAAAACTCACTTCGCCAGCATTTATAATCGACTTAATTAAGGTACGCCATTGGTTAACACTAAATAATGACTCTTTATCGTTTTTATCAAACGTAGTGTCTTCACCTATAGTGCAACCAGTATCAAGTAGCGATAACACTTCACCTAAACTCGCTCCTTGCTCAACGCCAACAATCGCTAAATTAGCGTAACCGTTTATATGTAAGCTGTTTTCTTTTTGACTTAAATTATCAATGAGGTCTAAGCGGGCTTTATTTAAAAATAAAACGTCATATGGGGCCAGTAATACAAACGTACCCCCGTTAAGCCTAAATATGGTTGAATTTGGTAACTCATCGGCGACATGCTTAAGTATTTTAGCGGCATCAAGTACATGCTGATCACCATCTTGGTAGCTTACCACTTGGTTAATATTATTTAACGAGGGTAGGGTAAGCATCATCGCAGTAATTGGCGTATCGTCAGTAATATTATTTACAACAGAATTAAAGTGGTTTTCAAACGACTTACGGTTACCCAACCCCGTTAACGAATCTATGTATACTTCTTCAGTAAGCGCTTGTGTTTGTTTGGTCAGCGAATCAAACGTACTTTGTAAGTTTATAACCATGTTATTTATGGCTTGGGTTACAGTGCGAAGCTCCCGTGCTACTGGTATTTCTTTATTTAAGGTAAAGCGTTTTCGAGTAACTAAAGTGGCTTGATCTTCTACTGCTTTTAACGGCTTAAATACTGCGCGTAAAATTAAAAATGCAATAGCCAGTGATGCTGCTAATAGCAAAAATGAGCTATATAAGCTGCGGAGTGTGTGTTGCCATAAGGTAAGGTAAGATTGCCCAGTATGGCTGGTTACATCAAGTGTGCCTGCCATCATCCAACCATTGTTTATTTCAGAGTGCATAGTGGGCGCACTCAGTTCAACAGCACTAATAAACCAACCAGGAACAGATTCAACGCGTTTAGGGTTTTGTAACTCAAACACTATATTATTTTGCACATCAGTAAATTTAATTTGGCTGTAATAACCAGAGTCAAAAATAGCGGTTGCCATCGTTTCGGCAATTACTAGGCTATCGTCTTCTAAATAAGGAGATATAGAAAGCCCTAAACTGGTAGCGGTGTCTTGCGCATGGCTGGCCATTTGCGTTTGTAAATAATTACGGGTTGTATCCACATCGGTAATAACGCGTACACAAAATGAAATAACCGAAATTAATATGATCAAGCCATATACTTGAGTTTTTAAACTCAATCCATATTTAAATATTCGAGACATAACTACTAGTTCCTTTATTGTTACTGGCGGCGGAGGCAAGCTCACCTTGTTCAATTCGTTCAAGCATAGTGTTCCAAGCAGAAACGCCACGACTATTTTTAACCTTATTACCTAACCCTTTCGATTTGGCTAACCATAAACCTTGGCCATTAAAACTGTATATAGGTTTTAAATCGCCCCGATTGCTTGCAGGCACTAATTTTGTATTAAAGTTATCAAGCACCAACGGTATTTGGTTTGGTTGTTCAAAGTATATAAGCACCATGTGTGGTTGATTAACCGTACGCTGGCGTACATACATAAAGCGTATTTTATCTTCGGGGATACCTAAAGCGATTAAAGTAAAATATTTAGCAATAACATAATCTTCACAGTCACCCATGCCGACACCTAGGCTTTCTAGAGGGGTGGCCCAGTAATCTTTTTTTTGCCAAAGTTCGTCATCGGTTTTGTACTTTATATGCTTGTTAAAAAAATCATTAACTAAATGAATTTTTTGCCATTCGCTCTTATCGGCAGAGTCATCTATAAAACTCAGCCACGTTTTTATACGTTGGTGGCCTGCATCGCCGTAAAACTGTTTGGCACGGCTTATTATATCGCTATTTCGCAGATGCAAAAGCATGTCTTGTGCACAAGCAAAAAAAGACACTAATATAATGATGCAAATTCCAACGCGCACAAAGCCCATCCCTAAAATGTTAACAAAGCCATTATATTCCCATTGAAAGTAAATTGATAGATTACAAAAAAAGCAAAAATAACCCGTTAACATAAAATTAACCTAAAACAATCAAAAAGGCTGCTTTTTATATTGAGCGATTATTTGTGTTGTGTATAATACCCGCCCATCTGGTTAGTAGTATTTAAAACTCGCTACTCGCAGCGGTATTTTATAAATAGCTACGTTATAACCAAAAGTAACTATAAAAGGAATTGAAGTGAAAGTATTAAAAGCAGTCTTGCCTGTTGCAGGCTTGGGTACCCGTATGTTACCCGCTACCAAAGCAACACCAAAGGAAATGCTTCCACTAGTCGACAAACCTCTCATTCAATACGTTGTAAACGAAGCCGTAAAAGCCGGTATTAAAGAAATTGTACTGGTTACTCATGCTTCTAAAAACGCAATAGAAAATCATTTTGATACCAGTTTTGAGCTAGAAGCTACTTTAGAAGCGCGTGTAAAACGCAGCCTATTAGAAGAGGTGCGTTCAATAATCCCGCGTGATGTAAGCATTATATCGGTTCGTCAATCGGCGCCATTAGGTTTAGGCCATGCAATACTTGAAACACGTCCAATTATAGGCAACAACCCTTTTGCTATTTTATTGCCCGATGTAATTATCGATCAATATAAGTCAAATCTTAAGGTTGATAACCTAGCGCAAATGATCGCCCAATTTGAACGTACTCAACATAATCAAATTATGGTTGAACCTGTCCCTCATGAGGAAGTGCACAACTATGGTGTGGTTGATTTGGCAGGTAAAAATATTGCGCCTGGCGAAAATGCAACCATTACCAACATGGTTGAAAAGCCAAACAATGACGAAGCACCCAGTAATTTAGCCATAACAGGGCGCTATGTTGTATCACCCGCTATTTGGGATTTACTCGAGTTTACGCCTCCAGGGGCTGGCGGCGAAATACAATTAACGGATGCATTACTGCAGTTACGTCATCTTGAAACAATTGAAGCGTATCATTTAAAAGGTAAGTCACACGACTGCGGCTCAAAATTAGGTTACATGCTTGCAAACGTAGAATACGCAATGCAATCAAACCTAATGGGTGAAGAATTTACAAAGCGCGTTAAGCAATTAATGGCAAATGCATAAAGTTATGCAAAACCGGTTAGTAAAAAATTAAGGGAAATCATGGCTATTAAAGTATTAAGTATTTTTGGTACGCGACCTGAAGCAATAAAAATGGCGCCACTTGTTAAAGCACTAAATGCAGCAGAAGGTATTGACGCAAAAGTATGTGTTACTGCCCAGCATCGTGAAATGCTTGACCAAGTTTTAGAGTTGTTTGAAATTGTACCAGATTACGATTTAAATATTATGAAGCCGGGTCAAAGCTTATACGATGTAACAACAAATATTTTGTTAGGCTTAAAACCTATTCTTGAAGAGTTTAAACCAGATTTAGTCCTTGTTCATGGCGATACAAGTACGACTTTATCTGCAAGCTTAGCGGCGTTTTATCAGCAAATTCCAGTAGGGCACGTAGAAGCGGGTTTACGCACAGGTAACTTAAGTTCACCATGGCCGGAAGAGGGTAACCGTAAACTCACTGGCGCTATTACAAAGTTACACTTTGCACCAACGCAAACATCACAGCAAAACTTACTCAACGAAGCAGTAAATGCTGACGATATCGTAATTACTGGTAACACCGTTATTGATGCATTACTACAAGTGGTTGATAAGGTAAAAACTGATACCGCTTTAATTTCAACTCTAAAAGCTAAGTTTCCAGAGCTCGATGAAACTAAAAAACTTATTTTAGTAACAGGGCACCGCCGTGAGAGTTTTGGTGGCGGTTTTGAGCGAATTTGTGAGGCGTTAGTAGAAATTGCAACCGCGCATCCAGATACACAAATTTTATACCCAATGCATTTAAATCCTAATGTACGCGAACCGGTAAACCGCATATTAAAAAATGTTGATAATGTGCATTTAATCGAGCCGCAAGACTATCTCCCATTTGTGTACTTAATGAATCAAGCTCACATAATAGTAACCGACTCAGGTGGCGTACAAGAAGAAGCGCCAAGCCTTGGTAAGCCTGTACTTGTTATGCGTGACACCACAGAACGCCCAGAAGCGGTAGAAGCAGGTACAGTTAAACTAGTGGGTACAGATAAAGCTCGTATTGTGAGTGAAGTAAATAACTTACTAACAAATGCTCAAGAATATCAATCAATGAGCCGTGCACATAACCCTTATGGTGATGGTAAAGCGTGTGAGCGCATTGTGGCAAAAATTAAGCAACACTTTAAAGATTAAAATAAAGTTTAAAACTTTTTCAAGGATTTAGTAATGACAATTAAAACAGTTTCAGTTGTTGGTTTAGGCTATATAGGTTTACCAACTGCAGCGGTTATTGCATCGCGTGGTATGAAAGTAATTGGTTTAGACGTAAGCGAAAAAGCAGTTAATACCATTAATGCCGGTGAAATACACATAGTAGAGCCTGATCTCGACATAATAGTTCGTGGCGTAGTATCTACTGGTAATTTAAGAGCGACTACAACGCCAGAAAAAGCCGACGCGTTTATGGTAGCTGTACCTACACCATTTATTCACAGCGAAAGTGGTAACCACAGTGCCGACTTAAGCTATATTGAATCGGCTGCAAAAATGATTGCCCCAGTGCTTGAAAAAGGTAACTTAGTTATTTTAGAAAGCACCTCACCTGTAGGTGCAACGGAGCAGCTAGCTGCTTGGTTAAGTGAAGCGCGCCCTGACTTAACATTCCCACAAGATAAAGGTGATGCCGCCGACATTAACATTGCGCATTGCCCAGAACGTGTATTACCAGGTTATGTATTACAAGAGCTTGTATCAAACGACCGCGTTATAGGTGGTATGAGCAAAGCATGTAGCGAAAAAGCGGTTAAGTTATATGAAACTTTCGTGCGCGGCGAGTGTATTATTACTAATGCCCGTACCGCTGAAATGGCTAAGTTAACCGAAAACTCATTTCGCGATGTAAACATTGCCTTTGCCAATGAATTGTCGGTCATTTGTGACAAATTAAAAATTAATGTATGGGAGCTTATTAAGCTTGCTAACCGTCATCCGCGTGTAAATATTTTAAACCCAGGCCCAGGTGTTGGTGGCCATTGTATTGCGGTTGACCCTTGGTTTATTGTTGCAAGCTGCCCAGACGAAGCAAAAATAATTAAACAAGCGCGCTTAACTAACGACGCAAAACCATTTTACGTAATTGAAAAAGTAGCAAAAGCCGCTGATGAATTTAAACGTCCAGTAATTGCATGTTTAGGCCTTTCATTTAAAGCCGATATTGACGATCTTCGTGAAAGTCCGGCATTAAATATTGTTGAAGAATTAGCAGCAAAAAATATTGGTGAAATACTTGCGGTAGAGCCAAACATTTCAGAGCTACCAGCCAACCTTGCAGATAAAAATGTTAGCTTAGTATCGCTAGAAAGCGCACTAGAGCAAGCAAACGTCGTTGTAGTATTAGTTGATCATAAACAATTTAAAGCAGCAGATAAAACAGAGTTTGCTTCAAAGGTTGTTATTGATACTCGTGGGATCTTATAAGAGAAAATATTTATAGTTATAGGCTCATTTAGATCAATAAAGTCCTTATTTAGAGCACTGCGAGGTGCTCATTGAAGTTTCTAAAAGTTATCGGCGAATTTTTTAGCTCAATTAAATAATATTATAAAAATATTTGTAACAATTATTATGGTTGGCGTATTAAATCAATAGTTAAGCCGAACCTTATTATAAAAGGAATACTAATAATGTTCACAAGCAAAGCTTACACCTTAAGCCCGGTCATAGTGCAGAGTTTAATGTTAAGTGTAAGAGCTTTTTTACGAAAAAGGTTGAGGGAAAACAAAAGCTGCGAGCAATTTACTGATATTTTAATCAGTCATGATTATAGTGAAGTGCTCCTTAGAGGTTATTCACAGCATAAATTAGAACAAGTATTAACAGAAGCTAGTAAAAACACCCTGTATTACAAAAAT contains:
- a CDS encoding transglutaminase-like cysteine peptidase; this encodes MRVGICIIILVSFFACAQDMLLHLRNSDIISRAKQFYGDAGHQRIKTWLSFIDDSADKSEWQKIHLVNDFFNKHIKYKTDDELWQKKDYWATPLESLGVGMGDCEDYVIAKYFTLIALGIPEDKIRFMYVRQRTVNQPHMVLIYFEQPNQIPLVLDNFNTKLVPASNRGDLKPIYSFNGQGLWLAKSKGLGNKVKNSRGVSAWNTMLERIEQGELASAASNNKGTSSYVSNI
- the galU gene encoding UTP--glucose-1-phosphate uridylyltransferase GalU, with translation MKVLKAVLPVAGLGTRMLPATKATPKEMLPLVDKPLIQYVVNEAVKAGIKEIVLVTHASKNAIENHFDTSFELEATLEARVKRSLLEEVRSIIPRDVSIISVRQSAPLGLGHAILETRPIIGNNPFAILLPDVIIDQYKSNLKVDNLAQMIAQFERTQHNQIMVEPVPHEEVHNYGVVDLAGKNIAPGENATITNMVEKPNNDEAPSNLAITGRYVVSPAIWDLLEFTPPGAGGEIQLTDALLQLRHLETIEAYHLKGKSHDCGSKLGYMLANVEYAMQSNLMGEEFTKRVKQLMANA
- the wecC gene encoding UDP-N-acetyl-D-mannosamine dehydrogenase, whose protein sequence is MTIKTVSVVGLGYIGLPTAAVIASRGMKVIGLDVSEKAVNTINAGEIHIVEPDLDIIVRGVVSTGNLRATTTPEKADAFMVAVPTPFIHSESGNHSADLSYIESAAKMIAPVLEKGNLVILESTSPVGATEQLAAWLSEARPDLTFPQDKGDAADINIAHCPERVLPGYVLQELVSNDRVIGGMSKACSEKAVKLYETFVRGECIITNARTAEMAKLTENSFRDVNIAFANELSVICDKLKINVWELIKLANRHPRVNILNPGPGVGGHCIAVDPWFIVASCPDEAKIIKQARLTNDAKPFYVIEKVAKAADEFKRPVIACLGLSFKADIDDLRESPALNIVEELAAKNIGEILAVEPNISELPANLADKNVSLVSLESALEQANVVVVLVDHKQFKAADKTEFASKVVIDTRGIL
- the wecB gene encoding non-hydrolyzing UDP-N-acetylglucosamine 2-epimerase codes for the protein MAIKVLSIFGTRPEAIKMAPLVKALNAAEGIDAKVCVTAQHREMLDQVLELFEIVPDYDLNIMKPGQSLYDVTTNILLGLKPILEEFKPDLVLVHGDTSTTLSASLAAFYQQIPVGHVEAGLRTGNLSSPWPEEGNRKLTGAITKLHFAPTQTSQQNLLNEAVNADDIVITGNTVIDALLQVVDKVKTDTALISTLKAKFPELDETKKLILVTGHRRESFGGGFERICEALVEIATAHPDTQILYPMHLNPNVREPVNRILKNVDNVHLIEPQDYLPFVYLMNQAHIIVTDSGGVQEEAPSLGKPVLVMRDTTERPEAVEAGTVKLVGTDKARIVSEVNNLLTNAQEYQSMSRAHNPYGDGKACERIVAKIKQHFKD
- a CDS encoding bifunctional diguanylate cyclase/phosphodiesterase — protein: MSRIFKYGLSLKTQVYGLIILISVISFCVRVITDVDTTRNYLQTQMASHAQDTATSLGLSISPYLEDDSLVIAETMATAIFDSGYYSQIKFTDVQNNIVFELQNPKRVESVPGWFISAVELSAPTMHSEINNGWMMAGTLDVTSHTGQSYLTLWQHTLRSLYSSFLLLAASLAIAFLILRAVFKPLKAVEDQATLVTRKRFTLNKEIPVARELRTVTQAINNMVINLQSTFDSLTKQTQALTEEVYIDSLTGLGNRKSFENHFNSVVNNITDDTPITAMMLTLPSLNNINQVVSYQDGDQHVLDAAKILKHVADELPNSTIFRLNGGTFVLLAPYDVLFLNKARLDLIDNLSQKENSLHINGYANLAIVGVEQGASLGEVLSLLDTGCTIGEDTTFDKNDKESLFSVNQWRTLIKSIINAGEVSFSVQPVKQANKTDSQCYFEVFAHFIHEGEKVNNGHLFAMAEKLNLTEELDKKIIRSFVDVKEHYPNDVFALNISKASLYSADFIQWLTLYSHTKPVIKTNLVFELHEIGLLYNVHVASLHIDAIKELGINVCIEHFGTSLTSFRYLQGLDIEYVKIDGSYIQDLVTNPQSQFYIQTVNNICHGFGIKVLACLIEKTETLEILEYLGCDGVQGNLILPPSKIIKSNENGVNKEFTFCTDALKFCN